One genomic window of Evansella cellulosilytica DSM 2522 includes the following:
- the rsmG gene encoding 16S rRNA (guanine(527)-N(7))-methyltransferase RsmG has protein sequence MNEEQFLNALLERGIHLNTDQLKQFHDYYELLVEWNEKMNLTAITDKEDVYLKHFFDSVSVSFYHDFKEQKSIVDVGAGAGFPSIPLKICYPHLKVTIVDSLNKRITFLNALAEKLSLKEVSFYHDRAEDFGKKKEHRETYDTALARAVARLPVLAELCMPLVKQNGYFYAMKGAGAKGEIVDAKKAISTLGGELISEDNFVLPKEESERYIIAIKKLKSTPKKYPRKPGLPNKQPL, from the coding sequence ATGAATGAAGAACAATTTCTAAATGCCCTGCTTGAACGGGGAATACATTTAAATACAGACCAGTTAAAGCAATTCCATGATTACTATGAACTTTTAGTAGAATGGAATGAAAAAATGAACTTGACAGCAATTACTGACAAGGAAGATGTTTATTTAAAGCATTTTTTTGATTCAGTTTCGGTTTCTTTTTATCACGACTTCAAGGAGCAGAAGTCTATTGTAGATGTTGGTGCTGGAGCAGGTTTTCCTAGTATACCGCTTAAAATCTGTTATCCTCATTTAAAAGTCACGATTGTCGATTCGTTAAATAAAAGAATTACGTTTCTCAATGCTTTAGCAGAAAAGTTATCATTAAAAGAAGTTTCTTTTTATCATGATCGTGCAGAGGATTTTGGCAAAAAGAAGGAGCATAGAGAGACTTATGATACTGCACTTGCACGTGCTGTAGCTAGATTACCAGTACTTGCAGAGCTTTGTATGCCATTAGTGAAACAAAATGGATACTTTTATGCCATGAAGGGTGCTGGTGCAAAAGGTGAAATAGTCGATGCGAAAAAAGCAATCTCTACTTTAGGTGGAGAACTAATATCAGAAGATAACTTTGTGCTACCTAAGGAAGAAAGTGAAAGATATATTATTGCGATAAAAAAATTAAAGTCGACACCGAAGAAATATCCAAGAAAGCCAGGCTTACCAAACAAGCAGCCTTTATAA